In Sulfurimonas hongkongensis, the following proteins share a genomic window:
- a CDS encoding VWA domain-containing protein, which yields MNYYSFEYPYLIFLLFPIIYCLYKCKEQIQSRYFVHLEFLRAKKNFFKREWIVKILIFISLCVALASPIVVDRDNPYNREGKDIVLAIDASGSMNSSGFDVDDELSDGKRLSRFELTKTIAAEFIKKRLGDNVGVVIYGDFAFIASPITYEKEIVSEMLSYTNQGMAGQNTAIGEAIAMSVRAFETSGAKSKIIVLLSDGEHNSGSISPKDAIKLANEKNIKIYTIAVGHEGEADEALLEMIAKESDGEFFRAATAKELKDVYEQIDKLESSKIKSRDYLLKEYYYEIFLLLASILLLYLIYREIKR from the coding sequence ATGAATTATTATAGTTTTGAGTATCCTTATCTTATTTTTTTACTATTTCCAATAATCTACTGTCTATATAAATGTAAAGAGCAGATACAAAGCAGATATTTTGTGCATTTGGAGTTCTTAAGGGCTAAAAAAAACTTCTTTAAGAGAGAGTGGATAGTAAAGATACTTATCTTTATCTCTCTTTGTGTGGCTCTTGCATCCCCTATCGTAGTTGATAGAGACAATCCTTATAACCGAGAGGGAAAGGATATAGTACTAGCCATTGATGCGAGCGGGTCTATGAATTCATCTGGTTTTGATGTTGATGATGAGCTTAGTGATGGAAAAAGATTAAGCAGGTTTGAACTTACAAAGACAATTGCAGCAGAATTTATAAAAAAAAGACTAGGAGATAATGTTGGAGTTGTGATTTATGGAGATTTTGCTTTTATAGCATCTCCTATAACCTATGAAAAAGAGATAGTTTCAGAGATGCTAAGCTACACTAACCAAGGAATGGCTGGACAAAACACAGCAATAGGCGAAGCGATAGCTATGAGTGTGCGTGCATTTGAGACATCAGGTGCTAAGAGTAAGATTATCGTTTTACTAAGTGATGGGGAACATAACAGCGGAAGTATCTCGCCAAAAGATGCTATAAAACTAGCAAATGAAAAAAATATAAAAATATATACAATAGCTGTAGGACATGAGGGTGAGGCAGATGAGGCACTCTTAGAGATGATAGCAAAAGAGTCTGATGGAGAGTTTTTTAGAGCTGCAACTGCTAAAGAGTTAAAAGATGTTTATGAACAGATAGATAAGCTTGAATCCTCAAAGATTAAGAGTAGAGACTATCTTTTAAAAGAGTACTACTATGAGATATTTTTACTCTTAGCATCTATACTTTTACTCTATCTAATCTATAGAGAGATTAAGAGATGA
- a CDS encoding vWA domain-containing protein: MTFLSAQYFWLFLFLVALIAKGDFKSFSFRAYGYVLTFVFIIVALTKPVILQEPVKKEMVLSDVIIAVDLSFSMQARDIYPSRLIKAKGTLKSLIRAHEKSRFGVVGFTTNAIILSPLTQDRELLEHLFGSLDENMIVTKGSSVMSALELMAKMSKSKNPSVVILSDGADESNYAKEAEFAKKRGLVVNIFMLATKMGDSIALESGEFLKDAAGNIVVSRENEAIKELSEATDGVYTKSFDELLNALRSQRGEDEKSEQSVVENIELFYYFVFLAIVIFLVSNTTLKRYVIAFLLLFGVSLDASILDYFADKNIKEFKLANAHYKNGEFESALSSYEMVKSSDAEFKSIVFYNMANSLVKLKEYKRAKEAYMKSLTLSYSKEADDNLRYVKSLKEQKQAEFKKSSKKASLSKGKKKKKKKEGGGSNMNVSASSGSSDAKDAKKTSAQKKIDLNSNKTKLSSKAYELINKRQVDEKQPW; this comes from the coding sequence ATGACCTTTTTATCAGCCCAGTACTTTTGGCTCTTTTTGTTTTTAGTGGCATTAATAGCAAAGGGCGATTTTAAGAGCTTTAGTTTTAGAGCTTATGGATATGTCCTCACATTTGTATTTATAATAGTTGCACTTACAAAGCCTGTAATACTTCAAGAACCTGTAAAAAAAGAGATGGTGTTAAGTGATGTGATAATTGCAGTTGATCTATCTTTTTCTATGCAAGCAAGAGATATCTATCCATCAAGACTTATAAAAGCAAAAGGGACGCTAAAGAGTCTTATACGAGCCCATGAGAAGAGCAGGTTTGGAGTGGTTGGTTTTACTACTAATGCCATTATTTTATCACCACTAACTCAAGATAGAGAGCTGCTTGAACATCTCTTTGGTTCTCTTGATGAGAATATGATTGTAACCAAAGGTAGCTCTGTTATGAGCGCCTTAGAACTTATGGCAAAGATGTCAAAGTCAAAAAACCCAAGTGTAGTGATACTTAGTGATGGAGCAGATGAGTCAAACTATGCAAAAGAAGCCGAGTTTGCCAAAAAGAGAGGCTTAGTTGTAAATATTTTTATGTTAGCTACAAAGATGGGTGATAGTATAGCCCTAGAGAGTGGCGAGTTTTTAAAAGATGCGGCGGGAAATATTGTAGTGAGTAGGGAAAATGAAGCCATCAAAGAACTAAGCGAAGCGACTGATGGTGTATATACTAAGAGTTTTGATGAGCTACTAAATGCACTGAGATCTCAAAGAGGTGAAGATGAGAAAAGTGAGCAGAGTGTAGTTGAGAATATCGAGCTTTTTTATTATTTTGTTTTTTTAGCAATAGTTATTTTTTTGGTGAGCAACACAACTCTAAAGAGATATGTTATAGCTTTTTTGCTTCTCTTTGGGGTTAGTTTAGATGCAAGCATCTTAGACTACTTTGCAGATAAAAACATTAAAGAGTTTAAGCTCGCTAACGCCCACTACAAAAATGGCGAATTTGAATCGGCTCTTAGCTCTTATGAGATGGTAAAATCTTCAGATGCTGAGTTTAAATCTATAGTTTTTTACAACATGGCAAACTCACTTGTAAAACTAAAAGAGTATAAAAGAGCAAAAGAAGCCTATATGAAATCACTCACTCTTAGTTACTCAAAAGAGGCTGATGACAACCTAAGATATGTAAAGAGCTTAAAAGAGCAGAAGCAAGCAGAGTTTAAAAAGAGTTCTAAAAAAGCATCTCTATCAAAAGGTAAAAAAAAGAAGAAAAAAAAAGAGGGTGGAGGCTCAAATATGAACGTAAGTGCTAGTAGTGGAAGTTCAGATGCCAAAGATGCTAAAAAAACATCCGCTCAAAAAAAGATAGACCTAAACTCAAACAAAACAAAATTAAGCTCAAAGGCATATGAGCTTATAAACAAGAGGCAAGTAGATGAAAAACAACCTTGGTAA
- a CDS encoding BatD family protein, with protein MKNNLGKVFLILLLSLKLFASTYEWSVEANKRSAMTNEPIHLTYTCNFSDSAQTYTIEFNPVVDNEEHRILLFSEDESIVDEKRVNTYEYLLYVKKAQDLKLFFDTMMKKTNKDSIQNSVIGRDNVEREDYSVKIIRQKGVELEIKDAKSNLVGRLSADVKKDKSSIMSYEPYHLEIKIDGSANFDAIKAIHFDIDGVKVIEEKPIKNLELTKDGYVGSWSQKFAFVSDSNFTIPSIEIEYFDLEEKKLKSLNFDKVAVEVKKLYKKEELLEKEEKDFEIEYEYIYYLLAFLAGFLFAKIKFKKKVKLSSAEMLMNKKIDEAKSLEELVFLLALSDAKKYNEIIESIEKKEIKSLKNAKEKSKFKIS; from the coding sequence ATGAAAAACAACCTTGGTAAAGTATTTTTAATTTTGCTCTTAAGCTTAAAACTTTTTGCATCTACTTATGAGTGGAGCGTTGAGGCCAATAAGAGAAGTGCGATGACAAATGAACCGATACATCTAACATACACTTGTAATTTTAGTGACAGTGCACAGACATACACTATAGAGTTTAATCCAGTTGTGGACAATGAAGAGCATAGAATTTTGCTTTTTAGTGAAGATGAGAGCATAGTAGATGAAAAAAGAGTTAATACTTATGAGTATCTGCTCTATGTAAAAAAAGCACAAGATTTGAAACTTTTTTTTGATACTATGATGAAAAAAACAAATAAAGACTCCATCCAAAATAGCGTTATAGGGCGAGATAATGTTGAGCGTGAAGATTATAGTGTAAAGATTATCAGACAAAAAGGTGTAGAGCTTGAGATAAAAGATGCTAAAAGCAATCTTGTAGGAAGACTGAGTGCTGATGTAAAAAAGGATAAGAGTAGCATTATGTCTTATGAGCCTTATCATTTAGAGATAAAGATAGATGGTAGTGCAAATTTTGATGCAATAAAAGCAATTCATTTTGACATAGATGGAGTTAAAGTTATAGAAGAAAAACCCATAAAAAATCTAGAACTTACAAAAGATGGGTATGTAGGTTCATGGAGTCAAAAGTTTGCTTTTGTGAGCGATAGTAACTTTACTATCCCTAGCATTGAGATAGAGTACTTCGACTTAGAGGAGAAAAAACTTAAATCTTTGAACTTTGACAAAGTGGCTGTTGAGGTTAAAAAGCTTTATAAAAAAGAGGAACTTTTAGAAAAAGAAGAAAAAGACTTTGAGATAGAGTATGAGTATATCTACTATCTGTTAGCATTTTTAGCGGGGTTTCTTTTTGCTAAAATCAAGTTTAAAAAAAAGGTTAAACTCTCATCCGCCGAGATGCTTATGAATAAAAAGATAGATGAGGCTAAGTCCTTAGAAGAGTTAGTTTTTCTTTTGGCTTTAAGTGATGCAAAAAAATATAATGAGATTATAGAGAGTATTGAGAAAAAAGAGATAAAGTCTTTGAAAAATGCCAAAGAGAAGAGCAAGTTCAAGATAAGTTAA
- a CDS encoding CsgG/HfaB family protein, giving the protein MKISSKLMFWIFITVLFMSGCAQKIKIKALQPAEVEEMAIKKKIAISDFKNDSYGLSGKIESQIAKHKLDQKRYFTVVSRKDLDKIMAEQKLQSSELMDETTATRVGKLIGAQAVINGEIASASGKSGRYKKDAKECLNYTKKGCTKWRYYKVTCHTTKASVSANINIVDVETGSIIYGDTISKEYSADSCKPIMLGYFSLGGSTEILSKGQALNRLTSAIASEFVYKLTPNYIYFEIALLDEIEIDNVTDRQEDIFEYALEYIKAGRMDKAESMLQELLDELDGRSYVVAYVYGVVQEAQGKLEHAKKAYTLADDLTMGPVEEINLALRRIDNSIDKKERAKRQISAK; this is encoded by the coding sequence ATGAAAATATCATCTAAGCTAATGTTTTGGATATTTATCACTGTTTTGTTTATGAGTGGATGTGCTCAAAAAATTAAGATAAAAGCACTACAGCCTGCTGAAGTAGAAGAGATGGCTATAAAGAAAAAAATAGCAATAAGTGACTTTAAAAATGACAGTTATGGTCTCTCAGGAAAGATAGAGTCTCAAATAGCTAAGCACAAACTAGATCAAAAGAGATATTTTACAGTTGTAAGTAGAAAAGACTTAGACAAGATTATGGCTGAGCAAAAGTTACAATCATCTGAGCTAATGGATGAGACAACTGCTACGAGGGTTGGTAAGCTCATAGGTGCTCAAGCGGTTATAAATGGTGAGATAGCATCTGCTAGTGGCAAGTCAGGCAGATATAAAAAAGATGCAAAGGAGTGTCTAAACTATACTAAAAAAGGGTGTACTAAATGGCGTTACTATAAAGTAACTTGCCATACTACAAAAGCCTCAGTTTCTGCAAATATTAATATAGTAGATGTTGAGACAGGTTCTATAATCTATGGAGATACTATTAGTAAAGAATATTCTGCTGATTCTTGTAAACCTATTATGCTTGGTTATTTTAGTCTTGGAGGCTCCACTGAAATTTTATCAAAAGGACAAGCACTAAATAGACTAACTTCGGCAATAGCAAGTGAATTTGTATATAAACTCACTCCTAACTATATCTACTTTGAAATAGCACTTCTTGATGAGATAGAAATTGATAATGTAACTGATAGGCAAGAAGATATTTTTGAGTACGCTTTAGAGTATATCAAGGCTGGTCGCATGGACAAAGCAGAGTCAATGCTTCAAGAACTTTTAGATGAGCTTGATGGTAGGTCTTATGTGGTTGCATATGTTTATGGAGTAGTTCAAGAAGCCCAAGGAAAACTAGAGCATGCAAAAAAAGCATATACTTTGGCTGATGACTTGACTATGGGACCAGTAGAAGAGATAAACTTAGCTCTTAGAAGGATAGATAACTCGATCGATAAAAAAGAGAGAGCAAAGAGGCAAATAAGTGCTAAGTAG
- a CDS encoding LPP20 family lipoprotein, translating into MPQAKSLPAWINAPLPSDNSKFMYGMAIAKDRESAIKAALSDMVAKLGTTIESSYESNEEVRGGFVNSSVKNQIKSDVSKISINNYEVIKSHKVSYREFAVMLRSDKVKFIKGLKESLETQKREITQKYDSLKDLDALSRYNTKKELSLKSSELLSNVLIVSELDKSFDKKGNLNFIEIKQKEFLKEAKSLKFSVKGDAKSSKFIKSIKNYLAQNGFNVVDTKDAIEIKIKTSDNINRSSFIKIAVITLDIGVYDKNQRIGGKSKILKERYNGSKESVYKNASIHLEQDIKSQGINEVIGINLVENH; encoded by the coding sequence ATGCCACAAGCAAAATCACTGCCAGCTTGGATAAATGCACCACTTCCTAGCGATAATAGTAAGTTTATGTATGGAATGGCTATAGCAAAGGATAGAGAGAGTGCTATAAAAGCAGCTCTAAGCGATATGGTTGCAAAGCTTGGAACTACTATAGAATCCTCTTATGAGTCAAATGAAGAGGTTCGTGGTGGATTTGTAAACTCAAGTGTTAAAAATCAGATAAAGTCAGATGTCTCAAAGATTAGCATAAACAATTATGAGGTTATCAAGTCTCACAAAGTTAGCTATAGAGAGTTTGCAGTGATGCTACGAAGCGATAAAGTAAAGTTTATAAAAGGGCTTAAAGAAAGCCTAGAGACACAAAAAAGAGAGATAACACAAAAGTATGACTCACTAAAAGATTTAGACGCACTAAGTAGATACAACACAAAAAAAGAGCTATCTCTTAAGTCTAGTGAGTTACTCTCAAATGTTCTTATAGTCTCAGAATTAGATAAGAGTTTTGATAAAAAAGGGAATTTAAATTTTATAGAGATAAAACAAAAAGAGTTTTTAAAAGAAGCAAAGAGTTTGAAATTTTCTGTAAAAGGGGATGCTAAATCTTCAAAGTTTATAAAAAGTATAAAAAACTATCTTGCACAAAATGGTTTTAATGTAGTAGATACAAAAGATGCTATAGAGATAAAAATTAAAACTAGTGATAATATAAATCGTAGTAGTTTTATAAAGATAGCCGTTATTACTTTAGACATCGGTGTTTATGATAAAAACCAAAGAATTGGTGGAAAGAGCAAAATACTAAAAGAGAGATATAATGGTTCAAAGGAGAGTGTATATAAAAATGCTTCAATTCATCTTGAACAGGATATAAAGTCTCAAGGTATAAACGAGGTCATTGGAATTAATTTAGTAGAAAATCATTAA
- a CDS encoding AAA family ATPase, giving the protein MVSKIQKIKKEVSKVVVGQEKMIDGMLIALLCDGHILIEGVPGLAKTTTVNALASSLGLGFKRVQFTPDLLPSDILGAEIYDPQNNSFKIKKGPIFTNLLLADEINRAPAKVQSALLEVMQEKQVTLGDASFKLDLPFFVMATQNPVEQEGVYQLPEAQLDRFMLKIVVDYNTKDEELEIARRISSGAFEKISAVIDASELQELKEAIKSVHIDEEVEKYIIELVSATRNPKDYGLEELEDFIQFGASPRVSIDMFKAVKAMAYLRAKEFVTPIDVAYVAKEVMRHRIVLSYEAEAEGITTDEIIQKVLETVAIP; this is encoded by the coding sequence ATGGTTTCGAAGATACAAAAGATTAAAAAAGAAGTCTCAAAAGTAGTTGTAGGACAAGAAAAGATGATAGATGGTATGCTTATCGCACTTTTGTGTGATGGACATATCCTCATAGAAGGCGTCCCTGGACTTGCAAAAACTACAACAGTTAATGCATTAGCATCCTCACTTGGACTTGGTTTTAAGAGAGTCCAATTTACTCCAGATCTGCTTCCATCAGATATTTTGGGAGCTGAGATTTATGATCCACAAAACAATAGCTTTAAAATCAAAAAAGGTCCTATCTTTACTAACCTGTTACTAGCCGATGAGATAAACCGAGCACCGGCAAAGGTTCAATCAGCACTCCTTGAGGTGATGCAGGAGAAGCAGGTGACACTAGGCGATGCATCGTTTAAGTTAGACCTTCCTTTCTTCGTTATGGCTACGCAAAATCCAGTTGAACAAGAGGGTGTTTATCAACTCCCCGAAGCTCAACTAGATAGATTTATGCTAAAGATTGTAGTTGATTACAACACCAAAGATGAAGAGTTGGAAATTGCAAGACGTATCTCTAGTGGTGCATTTGAGAAAATCTCAGCGGTCATAGACGCAAGTGAACTCCAAGAGTTAAAAGAGGCAATAAAGAGTGTTCATATAGATGAAGAGGTTGAAAAGTATATCATAGAGCTTGTCAGTGCTACAAGAAATCCTAAAGATTATGGACTTGAAGAACTTGAAGATTTTATACAGTTTGGAGCATCTCCTCGTGTGAGTATCGATATGTTTAAAGCTGTAAAGGCTATGGCATATCTCAGAGCAAAAGAGTTTGTAACTCCTATTGATGTTGCATATGTAGCAAAAGAAGTTATGCGCCATCGCATTGTACTCTCTTATGAGGCTGAGGCTGAGGGTATTACCACTGATGAGATTATTCAAAAAGTCTTAGAGACAGTAGCTATCCCTTAA
- a CDS encoding DUF58 domain-containing protein — translation MSKLQKILVRARRQVFSEMIGNNPSIFHGEGYDFIELREYMHGDDIRHIDWNITAKMQRPYIKVFREERELNVVLVSVLNGSVHFGSKKFKQDSIAEVNALLGYSTLKNGDLLSSYIFTDKLISSSKPSKKLHQVQKTTQEILDFDALNQKLDFKVITDTLYKRLKRKSLIVIIGDFFEIPDFNVLAKKHEVIAIIVRDILEEKPPKMGFASLVDPQSGATLEGDFNASSVESYAKKVAAHDHKLFDTLKKHRVRFTKVYTHKSASVELRRLFEGR, via the coding sequence TTGAGTAAACTTCAAAAGATTTTGGTTCGAGCTAGACGACAAGTCTTCAGTGAAATGATTGGAAACAATCCATCTATATTTCACGGTGAGGGCTATGACTTTATAGAGCTTCGTGAGTATATGCATGGTGATGATATTCGTCATATCGACTGGAATATTACGGCTAAGATGCAGCGCCCATATATAAAAGTTTTTCGTGAAGAGAGAGAACTAAATGTTGTTTTAGTATCTGTTTTAAATGGAAGCGTACACTTTGGCTCAAAGAAGTTTAAACAAGATAGCATTGCTGAGGTAAATGCACTTTTGGGCTATTCAACTCTAAAAAATGGCGACTTACTAAGTTCATATATCTTTACAGATAAGCTAATTTCAAGCTCAAAGCCTAGCAAAAAACTCCACCAGGTTCAAAAAACTACACAAGAGATACTTGATTTTGATGCATTAAACCAAAAGCTTGACTTTAAAGTTATCACCGATACGCTTTATAAAAGACTAAAAAGAAAGTCACTCATCGTAATCATAGGAGATTTTTTTGAGATACCAGACTTTAATGTTTTAGCAAAAAAGCATGAAGTTATAGCGATAATAGTTAGAGATATCTTAGAAGAAAAACCTCCCAAAATGGGCTTTGCATCTCTAGTTGATCCACAAAGCGGAGCTACATTAGAGGGAGATTTTAATGCTTCAAGTGTTGAGTCTTACGCAAAAAAAGTGGCTGCACATGATCATAAGCTCTTTGATACTCTTAAAAAGCACAGAGTGAGATTTACTAAAGTTTATACACATAAGAGTGCTAGCGTAGAGCTTCGCAGACTCTTTGAGGGTAGATAG
- a CDS encoding vWA domain-containing protein: MFEDIYFEYPLLAFLIVFFIACAFFCKQRASAIYFPHTKDFMHNSVSASRVLFFLKWLGVIMLITAMMSPIKDEPYELEPKDGYEIALILDASQSMQAQGFDNANPYSTRFDVVKEIVSSFIKERKNDNIGLVVFGAYSFIASPLTYDENILNKIVSQLQIGMAGQYTALYTSLAQGVNLLKMSESKSKVAILLTDGYSTPQIDKVPLDVALDMAKKESVKVYPIGIGMPHEYNSEVLVKIAQETGGKAFGAASASELERVYKKIDELETSEIKAQTFSYTKYYYFYPLFIALLSLMLYVFLKNKRGSL, translated from the coding sequence ATGTTTGAGGACATCTATTTTGAGTATCCATTATTAGCTTTTTTAATCGTTTTTTTTATAGCTTGTGCCTTTTTTTGCAAGCAAAGAGCTTCTGCTATATACTTTCCTCATACAAAAGACTTTATGCACAATTCTGTCTCCGCCTCAAGGGTGCTTTTTTTTCTAAAGTGGCTTGGTGTTATTATGCTCATAACAGCTATGATGTCGCCTATAAAAGATGAACCTTATGAGTTAGAGCCAAAAGATGGTTATGAGATAGCACTTATACTAGATGCTTCTCAGTCGATGCAAGCACAGGGTTTTGACAATGCAAATCCATACTCCACAAGATTTGATGTAGTAAAAGAGATAGTTAGCTCATTTATCAAAGAGAGAAAAAATGACAATATTGGTCTTGTTGTTTTTGGTGCCTACTCTTTTATAGCATCTCCACTTACTTATGATGAAAACATTCTAAACAAGATAGTCTCTCAGCTACAAATTGGCATGGCAGGGCAATATACAGCACTATACACATCTCTTGCTCAAGGGGTAAATCTTCTAAAGATGAGTGAGTCAAAAAGTAAGGTTGCAATTTTACTAACTGATGGATATAGTACACCACAGATAGACAAAGTTCCTCTTGACGTAGCCTTAGATATGGCAAAAAAAGAGAGTGTAAAAGTCTACCCTATTGGCATCGGGATGCCTCATGAGTATAATAGTGAGGTTTTGGTGAAGATTGCACAAGAGACTGGAGGAAAAGCTTTTGGAGCTGCAAGTGCTAGTGAGCTTGAGAGAGTTTATAAAAAGATAGATGAACTAGAGACCTCAGAGATAAAAGCTCAAACATTTTCATATACTAAATATTATTACTTTTATCCGCTTTTTATTGCACTTCTTAGTCTAATGTTATATGTTTTTTTAAAAAACAAAAGAGGTAGTTTATGA
- a CDS encoding VWA domain-containing protein — protein MSFLHPEFLYYMLPPLIILFGLLLTQKESEAQFFSQEVMDKLRVSANSMTQRARNALFLLIGIFMILALAEPVFDEGKVLVKAKSADVMIALDISDSMLAQDVYPNRLELAKQKALMFLDEMSDERVGVMAFAKSSYLVSPLSFDSSAVSFLLKQLDTSSITQKGTDFLSILEAFAKTNENRDEKYLLILSDGGDAIDFRDEIEFAQKNKIVVFVLGIATKEGAPVKKEDGNFIKQNSKIIISKLNKEISSLATESGGVYIKSSLSNTDVKAMLKEIKSISKEKELKSEEINKYEPLFYYPLALALFLLLIATSSISKRGKTELPTLLLFCLLISFSVETRASMLDFIELEDAKEAYEKKEYKKSAEIYENYANKSQLGEGYFNAGNAFYKQKNYKKAIEAYERAMFDRDEMRAKNLSNLGNAYAKSSELQKAVEAYENSLEIEEDRETRENLERVKKLLKEQEKKQDEQKQDEQKEDEKKEDKEKSDDASENSDEKDDNSQDESSSKSSQNDEEKKSDETKAKEEENNKQDKQDAKEKKKEQLDELKEDEKSSDENSDTSQKEQQETQMSDAEQKKWLDEINTQNSSFMYKLSDEKPTKRMSDEKPW, from the coding sequence ATGAGTTTTTTACATCCTGAATTTTTATACTATATGCTTCCTCCACTTATCATTCTTTTTGGGTTACTACTCACTCAAAAAGAGTCCGAGGCTCAATTTTTTTCACAAGAGGTTATGGATAAGCTAAGAGTAAGCGCAAATTCAATGACACAAAGAGCTAGAAATGCTCTGTTTTTACTTATAGGAATTTTTATGATTTTAGCATTAGCCGAGCCAGTTTTTGATGAAGGCAAGGTCTTGGTAAAAGCAAAGAGTGCAGATGTGATGATAGCTCTTGATATAAGTGACTCAATGTTAGCACAAGATGTTTATCCAAATCGCTTAGAGCTAGCAAAACAAAAGGCTTTAATGTTTTTAGATGAGATGAGTGATGAGAGAGTTGGAGTGATGGCATTTGCTAAAAGCTCTTACCTTGTTTCGCCTCTTAGTTTTGATAGTAGTGCGGTTAGTTTTTTACTTAAACAACTAGATACTAGCTCCATAACTCAAAAGGGGACTGACTTTTTATCCATCTTAGAAGCATTTGCAAAAACTAATGAGAATAGAGATGAAAAATATCTTTTAATTCTTAGTGATGGCGGAGATGCAATAGATTTCAGAGATGAGATAGAGTTTGCTCAAAAAAACAAGATAGTGGTCTTTGTTCTTGGCATAGCAACAAAAGAGGGTGCACCCGTAAAAAAAGAAGATGGAAACTTTATAAAGCAAAATAGTAAAATAATCATCTCAAAACTAAATAAAGAGATATCTTCTCTGGCTACAGAGAGTGGTGGAGTCTATATAAAGTCCTCACTCTCAAACACAGATGTTAAAGCGATGTTAAAAGAGATAAAGTCCATCTCAAAAGAAAAAGAGCTTAAGAGCGAAGAGATAAATAAGTATGAGCCACTCTTTTACTATCCTCTAGCACTAGCACTTTTTTTACTTCTTATAGCTACTAGCTCTATCTCAAAAAGGGGAAAAACTGAGCTTCCAACTCTGCTACTCTTTTGTCTACTTATCTCTTTTAGTGTTGAGACAAGAGCTTCTATGCTTGACTTTATAGAGCTTGAGGATGCAAAAGAGGCTTATGAAAAGAAAGAGTATAAAAAATCTGCAGAGATCTATGAAAACTATGCGAACAAGTCTCAGCTGGGCGAGGGATACTTTAATGCAGGAAATGCTTTTTACAAGCAAAAAAATTATAAAAAAGCTATAGAAGCTTATGAGAGAGCTATGTTTGATAGAGATGAGATGAGGGCTAAAAATCTCTCAAATCTTGGTAACGCTTATGCAAAATCATCAGAGCTTCAAAAGGCTGTAGAGGCTTATGAGAACTCTTTAGAGATAGAAGAGGACAGAGAGACTAGGGAGAATTTAGAAAGAGTCAAAAAACTGCTCAAAGAACAAGAAAAAAAACAAGATGAGCAAAAACAAGATGAGCAAAAAGAAGACGAGAAAAAAGAAGATAAAGAAAAATCTGATGATGCTAGTGAAAATTCAGATGAAAAAGATGATAATAGCCAAGATGAGTCAAGCTCTAAAAGTAGCCAAAATGATGAAGAAAAAAAGAGCGATGAGACAAAAGCTAAAGAAGAAGAAAATAACAAACAAGATAAGCAAGATGCAAAAGAAAAGAAAAAAGAGCAGTTAGATGAACTCAAAGAGGATGAAAAGAGTAGCGATGAAAACTCAGATACAAGCCAAAAAGAGCAACAAGAGACACAAATGAGTGATGCAGAGCAAAAAAAATGGCTAGATGAGATAAACACACAAAACAGTAGTTTTATGTATAAACTAAGTGATGAAAAACCTACAAAGAGGATGAGTGATGAGAAACCTTGGTAA